A window of Trichocoleus sp. FACHB-46 genomic DNA:
ATTGACTTGCATCCCGTAGGAGACGACTGATGGCAGAGATGAAATCTGAGAACGCAGGCGATCCGTATGACCTTAACCGCTTTGTACAAGCCCAGGAGCGCGATTACGAACGGGCATTGTCTGAGGTCAAGAATGGTCGGAAGCGATCGCATTGGATGTGGTACATTTTCCCGCAGTTCGATGGGCTAGGGTTCAGTGCAACGTCGAAACGATACGCGATCAAGAGTGTTGCAGAAGCTAAGGCGTACCTGAGTCATCCGATTCTGGGGCCACGACTGATAGCCTGTGCTGAAGCGGCTCTGAGTGTAGAGGGGCGATCGGCACACGAGATTTTTGGTTCGCCTGATGACATGAAGCTTAAATCTTGCGCGACGT
This region includes:
- a CDS encoding DUF1810 domain-containing protein; this translates as MAEMKSENAGDPYDLNRFVQAQERDYERALSEVKNGRKRSHWMWYIFPQFDGLGFSATSKRYAIKSVAEAKAYLSHPILGPRLIACAEAALSVEGRSAHEIFGSPDDMKLKSCATLFAYVSPEGSVFKQVLNKFFQGDCDQKTLDLLARSPQVD